The Xanthomonas fragariae genome has a segment encoding these proteins:
- a CDS encoding M13 family metallopeptidase gives MPTIRPLALALGFSLITLLSAPDADAARKKKVAPKAPAVSAACTDFYEDANAGWLKSNPVPQAGAVTALGQLSERALQQQRELLDAWTKAPQGNVQKLLGDFWASGLDEASVEKDGSNPIAPLLSRIDAIKKAKDVPASIAALHQVGIPVGFNFGPDVDLKALDRHIGYFMQGGIGLPDPAFYTRTDADTQALMGRYRSYVKQMLALTGTPADKLEADAASVLQIETALARSAQSVQDINNPFNNYAPIATKELTKQYKNLRLADFLEAQGVKDDLVSMTDPAMFKQLDSMIVSIKPDQWKAYLRWRVGDAMAPYLSRSFHDAEYQFRGRLLRGDTLPPQRWQQVLEAINVAAGPMLGREYVARYLSSDTRRQAEAIAEQVRDAQLAALERTGWSNGEVIAEAKAKLAAMKIEVGAPRRDLDYTVQPMGRGSFGGNMLIASTWRHHEEMKRIGRGNADRRWDVLPQQPALVYDIAQNRLIVTAAVLQAPVLTTGSTPAAQYGAYGALVAHEITRAIDAKGSLVDAKGELRSWWTPAEKTSWTLLTGKVADQFAAYPYPGVPNVKVNGAQTAEENLADLAGIELAWQAFIKAQPAATEADKQAFFTAWAGLWAQQLSPNEAVQRASADIRAPGHWRTNGPLSNLPEFGAAFSCKPGEPMQRVDAEKLQIWR, from the coding sequence ATGCCCACCATTCGTCCGCTTGCCCTCGCTCTTGGCTTCAGCCTGATTACGCTGCTTTCCGCCCCCGACGCCGACGCGGCACGCAAGAAAAAGGTCGCTCCCAAGGCCCCAGCCGTGTCGGCGGCCTGCACCGATTTTTACGAGGACGCCAACGCTGGCTGGCTCAAGAGCAACCCGGTGCCGCAGGCCGGCGCCGTCACCGCGTTAGGCCAGCTGTCCGAGCGCGCCCTGCAGCAGCAGCGCGAATTGCTGGACGCGTGGACGAAGGCACCGCAGGGCAATGTGCAGAAACTGCTCGGCGATTTCTGGGCTAGCGGCCTGGATGAAGCGTCTGTCGAAAAAGACGGCTCCAATCCCATTGCGCCCTTGCTCTCGCGCATCGACGCGATCAAGAAGGCCAAGGATGTGCCCGCTTCCATCGCCGCATTGCATCAGGTCGGTATCCCGGTCGGCTTCAACTTCGGCCCGGACGTGGACCTGAAGGCACTGGATCGCCATATCGGTTACTTCATGCAGGGCGGCATAGGTCTGCCCGATCCAGCCTTTTATACCCGCACCGATGCCGACACCCAGGCGCTGATGGGCCGCTACCGCAGTTACGTCAAGCAGATGCTGGCGTTGACCGGCACGCCGGCCGACAAGCTCGAAGCCGATGCCGCATCCGTGCTGCAGATCGAAACCGCACTGGCACGCAGCGCGCAGTCGGTGCAGGACATCAACAACCCGTTCAATAACTACGCGCCGATCGCCACCAAGGAGCTGACCAAGCAATACAAGAACCTGCGCTTGGCCGACTTCCTGGAAGCGCAGGGCGTCAAGGACGACCTGGTGTCGATGACCGACCCGGCCATGTTCAAGCAGCTCGACAGCATGATCGTCAGCATCAAGCCGGACCAGTGGAAGGCCTACCTGCGCTGGCGCGTGGGCGATGCGATGGCGCCGTACCTTTCCAGGAGCTTCCACGATGCCGAGTACCAGTTCCGCGGCCGTCTGCTGCGTGGCGATACACTGCCGCCGCAGCGTTGGCAGCAGGTGCTGGAGGCGATCAACGTCGCCGCCGGACCGATGCTCGGTCGCGAATATGTGGCGCGTTACCTGAGCAGCGACACTCGCCGCCAGGCCGAAGCCATCGCCGAGCAGGTGCGCGACGCGCAACTTGCCGCGCTGGAGCGCACTGGCTGGAGCAACGGCGAAGTGATTGCCGAAGCCAAGGCCAAGCTGGCTGCGATGAAGATCGAAGTCGGCGCGCCACGTCGCGATCTGGATTACACCGTGCAGCCGATGGGCCGTGGCAGCTTCGGCGGCAACATGCTGATCGCCTCGACCTGGCGTCACCACGAGGAAATGAAGCGCATCGGCAGGGGCAACGCCGACCGTCGTTGGGACGTACTGCCGCAGCAGCCGGCGCTGGTCTACGACATCGCGCAGAACCGCCTGATCGTCACCGCCGCCGTTTTGCAGGCTCCGGTTCTGACCACCGGCAGCACACCGGCCGCGCAGTACGGCGCTTACGGTGCACTGGTCGCACACGAGATCACCCGTGCGATCGATGCCAAGGGTTCTCTGGTCGATGCCAAGGGCGAGCTGCGCAGCTGGTGGACGCCGGCCGAGAAGACTAGCTGGACACTGCTGACCGGCAAGGTGGCCGACCAGTTCGCCGCCTACCCGTACCCCGGCGTGCCCAACGTCAAGGTCAACGGCGCGCAGACCGCCGAAGAAAACCTGGCCGACCTGGCCGGTATCGAACTGGCCTGGCAAGCCTTCATCAAGGCCCAGCCGGCGGCCACTGAAGCGGACAAGCAGGCGTTCTTCACTGCCTGGGCCGGCCTGTGGGCACAGCAGTTGTCGCCGAACGAAGCGGTACAACGCGCAAGCGCCGACATCCGCGCACCGGGCCATTGGCGCACCAACGGCCCGCTGTCCAACCTACCGGAATTCGGGGCTGCTTTCAGCTGCAAGCCGGGGGAGCCAATGCAGCGCGTGGATGCCGAGAAACTGCAGATCTGGCGCTGA
- a CDS encoding rhomboid family intramembrane serine protease: MPQLPPVTKALLIANIGVFLLQWALGDLGAALLPSDAALSSLMLWPISSGFDAFSPGASFMPWQLLTYAFLHGSFNHLFFNMLALFMFGAALEQTWGQKRFLTYYLVCVAGAGVCQLLMAWFTQSGAPVVGASGGVFGLLLAYGMLFPNQRVMLLFPPIPMKARTFVIVFGAIELFLGATGWQPGVAHFAHLGGMLFGWLMIRYWRGQSPFGGSSGKKGGGKGRKPPLRVVR; encoded by the coding sequence ATGCCCCAACTGCCGCCCGTCACCAAAGCGTTGTTGATCGCCAATATCGGCGTGTTCCTGTTGCAATGGGCATTGGGCGATCTGGGCGCGGCGCTGCTGCCGTCAGACGCCGCGCTGTCATCGCTGATGTTGTGGCCGATCTCCAGTGGCTTCGATGCGTTCTCGCCCGGCGCCAGCTTCATGCCGTGGCAACTGCTGACCTATGCATTTCTGCATGGCAGTTTCAACCATCTGTTCTTCAACATGCTGGCGCTTTTCATGTTCGGCGCAGCGCTGGAACAGACCTGGGGCCAGAAGCGTTTTCTGACCTACTACCTAGTCTGCGTCGCCGGTGCCGGCGTGTGCCAGCTGTTGATGGCCTGGTTCACCCAGAGTGGTGCGCCGGTCGTGGGTGCGTCGGGCGGCGTATTCGGCCTGTTGTTGGCATACGGCATGTTGTTTCCCAACCAGCGGGTCATGCTGCTGTTTCCGCCGATCCCGATGAAGGCGCGCACTTTCGTGATCGTGTTCGGTGCGATCGAATTATTCCTGGGCGCGACCGGCTGGCAGCCGGGCGTTGCCCACTTCGCGCATCTGGGCGGCATGCTGTTTGGCTGGTTGATGATCCGCTACTGGCGCGGCCAGTCACCGTTCGGTGGCAGCAGCGGCAAAAAGGGTGGCGGCAAAGGTCGTAAGCCGCCGCTGCGGGTGGTGCGTTGA
- the gorA gene encoding glutathione-disulfide reductase: MSARYDYDVVILGGGSGGLAAGFRAAKHGARVAIMEPNALGGTCVNLGCVPKKAMWLGADLAGKIELASALGFDVPRPTLAWQELVTHRQGYIANIHASYRRRLNEDGVVLIPQRGVLQDRHTLMGGDGVPITAEHIVIATGAHPLRPEVDGAEHGEVSDDFFNLCHAPAHVAIVGGGYIAVEIAGLLQALGSRVHLFVQGDRLLERFDAELTLQLADNLRHLGVRLHFGFTTTALERDAQGALRVHGHPAHTSEQGNDVFDKVFFAVGRRANSAGLGLEAVGVALGDKGEVLVDDGQTTSVPNIHAIGDVGGKVGLTPVAIAAGRKLMDRLFGNQPDARMDYEGVPSVVFSHPPLGHVGITEEQARARCNGAVRVYRSTFRPMLHALAASPQRSLFKLVCVGEEERVVGVHLLGESADEMLQGFAVAVKMGATKRDFDETVAIHPTSSEEIVLMH; the protein is encoded by the coding sequence ATGAGTGCGCGTTACGACTATGACGTCGTGATTCTGGGCGGCGGCTCGGGGGGCCTGGCCGCTGGATTTCGCGCGGCCAAACATGGCGCGCGCGTGGCGATCATGGAGCCGAACGCGTTGGGTGGCACCTGCGTCAATCTTGGCTGCGTGCCGAAGAAAGCGATGTGGTTGGGGGCCGATCTGGCCGGCAAGATCGAGCTGGCAAGCGCGCTCGGTTTCGATGTGCCACGCCCGACGCTGGCCTGGCAGGAGCTGGTCACGCACCGGCAGGGCTACATCGCCAACATCCACGCGAGCTATCGGCGCCGCCTCAACGAAGATGGCGTGGTGCTGATCCCGCAGCGTGGCGTGCTGCAGGACCGTCATACCCTCATGGGCGGCGACGGCGTGCCGATTACCGCCGAGCACATCGTGATCGCCACCGGCGCGCATCCCTTGCGCCCGGAGGTGGACGGTGCCGAGCACGGCGAAGTCTCCGACGATTTCTTCAATCTGTGTCATGCGCCTGCGCATGTGGCGATTGTGGGTGGCGGCTATATCGCTGTGGAAATTGCTGGTCTGCTGCAAGCGCTTGGCAGCCGCGTGCATTTATTCGTGCAAGGCGATCGTTTGCTGGAGCGCTTCGATGCCGAACTGACGTTGCAGTTGGCCGATAACCTGCGTCATCTGGGTGTCCGTCTGCATTTCGGTTTCACCACCACCGCTCTGGAGCGCGATGCGCAAGGCGCGCTACGTGTGCACGGTCATCCGGCACACACCAGCGAGCAGGGCAACGACGTATTCGACAAGGTGTTCTTTGCCGTGGGCCGACGTGCCAATAGTGCCGGGTTAGGCCTGGAAGCGGTCGGCGTTGCGCTCGGTGACAAGGGCGAGGTGTTGGTGGACGATGGACAGACCACCAGCGTGCCGAACATCCATGCGATCGGCGATGTCGGTGGCAAGGTCGGACTGACGCCGGTAGCGATCGCTGCGGGTCGCAAGTTGATGGATCGTTTGTTTGGCAATCAACCTGATGCGCGCATGGACTATGAAGGCGTGCCCAGCGTGGTGTTTTCGCACCCGCCGCTCGGGCATGTCGGAATCACCGAAGAACAGGCGCGCGCGCGTTGCAACGGCGCGGTGCGCGTCTATCGCAGTACCTTCCGGCCCATGTTGCATGCACTGGCCGCCTCACCGCAGCGCAGTCTGTTCAAGCTGGTCTGCGTGGGCGAGGAAGAACGCGTGGTTGGCGTACATCTGCTAGGCGAGAGCGCCGACGAAATGCTGCAGGGCTTCGCCGTGGCAGTGAAGATGGGCGCGACCAAGCGCGACTTCGACGAAACCGTGGCGATTCATCCCACGTCGTCCGAAGAGATTGTGTTGATGCATTAA
- a CDS encoding NAD(P)/FAD-dependent oxidoreductase, translated as MTVARVDVLVVGAGAIGLATALALVEAGRHVRILDAGALGAATSYGNCGTITPSHAPPLAAPGMLAQALKWMLTPDAPLYIPPRLDPALWRWLLRFARRCNACDWQTSAQARAALLRDARHRFDDWVQRYALDCEFRSDGLDYVFGDARRFAQYREECTLLAQWGIQAEVIDGADYARQDPAFRSGIAGAIHFPGDAHLRPERYTAELARVLWARGAAIDEHCRVDAILPEAHGACVHTQHGQLHAREVVIATGPWSPVLAAQLGLRLPVQAGKGYSITYSAPALMPRCPVVLKDRWVFVVPWRDRLRIGSTMEFSGHDTQLNPTRLAALERAAAEYLHTPAGPAVIERWYGWRPMTWDDVPVLGAVPGRPHVWLAAGHGMLGISMSTASGQLMADLITGRAPALDPHPYRAERFA; from the coding sequence ATGACCGTTGCACGTGTCGATGTGTTGGTCGTCGGTGCCGGCGCTATTGGTCTGGCTACCGCATTGGCGCTGGTCGAGGCCGGTCGGCACGTGCGCATACTCGACGCCGGTGCGTTAGGCGCGGCCACCTCTTACGGCAACTGCGGCACCATTACGCCAAGTCATGCGCCGCCACTGGCGGCACCAGGCATGCTCGCGCAGGCGTTGAAATGGATGCTGACGCCGGATGCGCCGTTGTATATCCCACCGCGACTGGATCCTGCGTTGTGGCGCTGGTTACTGCGATTTGCACGGCGCTGCAATGCGTGCGACTGGCAAACCAGCGCGCAGGCGCGGGCGGCGTTGTTACGCGATGCACGCCATCGGTTTGACGATTGGGTCCAGCGTTATGCGCTGGATTGCGAATTCCGCAGCGACGGGCTGGACTACGTATTTGGCGACGCGCGCCGCTTCGCGCAGTACCGCGAAGAGTGCACGCTGCTTGCGCAGTGGGGCATCCAGGCGGAGGTGATCGATGGCGCCGACTACGCGCGCCAGGATCCTGCGTTTCGCAGCGGCATCGCAGGAGCCATCCACTTCCCCGGCGATGCGCATCTGCGTCCGGAGCGCTACACCGCCGAGCTTGCGCGCGTGTTGTGGGCGCGTGGCGCTGCGATCGACGAGCACTGCCGCGTGGATGCGATCTTGCCCGAAGCCCACGGTGCTTGCGTGCACACCCAGCACGGGCAGTTGCATGCGCGGGAGGTGGTCATTGCCACCGGTCCGTGGTCGCCAGTGTTGGCTGCGCAACTGGGCTTGCGCTTGCCGGTGCAGGCCGGCAAGGGCTATTCGATCACCTACAGCGCCCCAGCGCTGATGCCGCGTTGCCCGGTGGTGTTGAAAGATCGCTGGGTATTCGTGGTGCCTTGGCGCGATCGCTTGCGGATCGGCAGCACGATGGAATTCTCCGGGCACGATACGCAACTCAATCCCACACGCTTGGCTGCACTGGAACGCGCTGCGGCCGAGTATCTACACACGCCGGCCGGTCCTGCAGTGATCGAACGTTGGTACGGATGGCGGCCGATGACCTGGGACGATGTGCCGGTGTTGGGCGCGGTGCCCGGCCGTCCTCACGTTTGGCTGGCAGCCGGTCATGGCATGCTCGGCATCAGCATGAGCACTGCAAGCGGACAACTGATGGCCGACCTGATCACGGGGCGCGCACCTGCGCTGGACCCGCATCCTTACCGTGCGGAGCGCTTCGCATGA
- a CDS encoding DUF418 domain-containing protein, with protein sequence MTQRDLLPIAATERIFVLDVLRGFALLGILLMNIEAFVGPLDLASTGVEPHWHGADRIADALVYVLVQGKFHTLFSLLFGMGFAVMAQRAEQAGCAFLGMYLRRTVGLLVIGLAHALLLWSGDILVAYALLGLLLLTARTVPTVTLPWFAALVYLCAPGLILLYGAAQTVTQADPASAVEWKAAMADAVQQAVANVQAQRAAFGSGTYLQATLQRWHDLQGAMTGLGINGPAMLGMFLLGSWFVRSGAIATPERFPRLFATLRYGVLPLGLGAMLVSYALEPWIDPARLDVRLAGAFALSLIAGPLMSLGYAAWVVRLAPYLAWLAPAGRMALSNYLLQSLLCTWIFYGYGLGYFEQLSRVWQLPFALALFTLQAVLSQLWLRWFRFGPMEWLWRSVTYLRVPPMWRGSARVG encoded by the coding sequence ATGACACAACGCGATTTACTGCCCATTGCCGCGACCGAGCGCATCTTTGTGTTGGACGTACTGCGCGGTTTCGCGCTGCTTGGCATCCTGCTGATGAATATCGAAGCCTTCGTCGGCCCGCTCGATCTGGCCTCGACCGGCGTGGAGCCGCATTGGCACGGCGCCGATCGTATTGCCGATGCGCTGGTGTATGTGCTTGTGCAGGGCAAGTTTCATACGCTGTTTTCGTTGTTGTTCGGCATGGGCTTTGCGGTGATGGCGCAGCGCGCCGAGCAGGCCGGGTGCGCGTTTCTCGGCATGTACCTGCGTCGTACCGTCGGGCTGTTGGTGATCGGCCTTGCCCATGCATTGCTGCTATGGTCCGGCGATATCCTGGTGGCCTATGCGCTGCTGGGGTTGCTGCTGCTGACGGCGCGCACGGTGCCAACGGTGACGCTGCCGTGGTTTGCAGCGCTGGTCTATCTCTGTGCGCCTGGTTTGATCCTGCTGTATGGCGCGGCACAGACGGTGACGCAGGCCGATCCGGCATCTGCAGTGGAATGGAAAGCTGCGATGGCCGACGCCGTGCAACAGGCGGTGGCAAATGTGCAGGCGCAACGCGCCGCGTTCGGAAGCGGCACCTATCTGCAGGCCACGCTGCAACGTTGGCACGACTTGCAGGGAGCGATGACCGGGCTCGGCATCAACGGCCCTGCCATGCTCGGCATGTTTCTGCTGGGCAGTTGGTTTGTGCGCAGCGGTGCGATCGCTACGCCTGAGCGCTTCCCGCGCCTGTTTGCAACGTTGCGTTATGGCGTGTTGCCGCTCGGCTTGGGTGCGATGCTGGTGAGTTATGCGCTGGAGCCGTGGATCGATCCGGCACGTCTGGATGTGCGTCTCGCGGGCGCATTCGCATTGTCGCTGATTGCCGGGCCGCTGATGAGCCTGGGCTATGCAGCGTGGGTTGTGCGACTGGCACCTTACTTGGCTTGGCTTGCGCCGGCCGGGCGCATGGCATTGAGCAACTACTTGCTGCAGTCGTTGTTGTGTACCTGGATTTTTTACGGCTACGGGCTGGGCTATTTCGAACAGTTGTCGCGGGTGTGGCAGCTGCCGTTTGCGCTTGCGCTGTTCACGCTGCAGGCGGTGCTGAGCCAGCTGTGGCTGCGCTGGTTCCGTTTCGGGCCGATGGAATGGCTGTGGCGCAGCGTGACTTATCTGCGTGTGCCACCGATGTGGCGCGGCAGCGCGCGTGTTGGGTAG
- a CDS encoding FKBP-type peptidyl-prolyl cis-trans isomerase produces the protein MKIEKDSVVRFHYTVSEIGQEPIESSKERDPLAIMIGHGNIIPGLEAAMMDKEAGESFSVDVKATEAYGEYRQGLRQRLPKKHFGATKPVPGTQVVLQTNFGPRAVTVQKVGMSVVDVDLNHPMAGKDLHFAVEIIEVREATQEERDHGHVHGDGGHHH, from the coding sequence ATGAAGATCGAAAAAGACAGCGTCGTCCGCTTCCATTACACCGTTTCCGAGATTGGCCAGGAGCCGATCGAGAGCTCCAAGGAACGTGACCCGTTGGCGATCATGATCGGTCACGGCAACATCATTCCGGGCCTGGAAGCGGCCATGATGGACAAAGAAGCCGGCGAGAGCTTCAGCGTGGACGTCAAGGCTACCGAGGCCTACGGCGAATACCGCCAAGGCCTGAGACAGCGCTTACCCAAGAAGCATTTCGGCGCCACCAAGCCTGTGCCTGGCACCCAGGTCGTGCTGCAGACCAACTTCGGTCCGCGCGCAGTGACGGTGCAGAAGGTCGGCATGAGTGTGGTCGATGTCGACCTCAATCATCCGATGGCCGGCAAGGATCTGCACTTCGCTGTGGAGATCATTGAAGTGCGTGAAGCGACGCAGGAAGAGCGCGACCACGGCCATGTGCACGGCGATGGCGGTCATCACCACTGA
- a CDS encoding C40 family peptidase, protein MSAAGCTAIMAAFPTAHYPGSMHITPVVAARAHRAAAASLLLGLFVLLGGCAQTPVRRPAASPPPAPRVWPQVPPADPAAANTILMRALSLVGTPYRFGGNTPETGFDCSGLVTYVYKDMLALSLPRTSRELAAVQGPRIAPEKLAGGDLVFFGSSGNVTHVGIYVGEGRFVHAPNTGGTVRLDFLDGAYWRDHYSGSKRVLR, encoded by the coding sequence TTGTCGGCCGCCGGGTGCACCGCCATCATGGCGGCCTTTCCAACCGCTCATTATCCCGGCTCCATGCATATCACGCCAGTTGTCGCCGCCCGCGCCCATCGCGCCGCCGCGGCCAGTTTGCTGTTGGGCCTGTTCGTGCTGCTGGGCGGGTGCGCACAGACGCCGGTGCGTCGTCCGGCCGCTTCTCCGCCACCGGCCCCGCGTGTCTGGCCACAAGTGCCGCCGGCGGACCCGGCCGCTGCGAACACCATCTTGATGCGCGCACTGAGCCTGGTCGGCACCCCGTACCGGTTCGGTGGCAACACGCCGGAAACCGGTTTCGACTGCAGCGGGCTGGTCACCTATGTCTACAAAGATATGTTGGCGTTGTCGCTGCCACGCACCTCGCGCGAACTGGCTGCAGTCCAGGGTCCGCGCATTGCGCCGGAAAAACTAGCTGGCGGTGATCTGGTGTTTTTCGGCTCCAGCGGCAACGTGACCCACGTCGGCATTTACGTCGGTGAAGGCCGCTTTGTGCATGCCCCCAACACCGGCGGTACAGTCCGCCTGGATTTCCTGGACGGCGCTTACTGGCGCGACCATTATTCAGGGTCCAAGCGTGTTTTACGCTGA
- a CDS encoding C40 family peptidase → MTNDEQIKTGAAPLPPRKSLRLLCATALWLAALPAMAQTANSTPSAPQTTTPDSAVATDKAATRGRADAAATATLAALLPHLAANDAIPLMDRSAMFAGDLSRLLANYDVSQSAANAAQNAVADSRVQVILQRAMALLGTPYAWGGESAEGFDCSGLVGYVFKTALGIDLPRVSRDIARDESAELIKDPSALKAGDLVFFGKRGRIDHVGLVVGDGKFLHAPSRGKDVRVDSLASGYWSEKFIQARRVL, encoded by the coding sequence GTGACGAACGACGAACAGATCAAAACTGGCGCCGCACCGCTTCCGCCCCGGAAATCGCTCCGCCTGTTGTGCGCCACCGCTCTTTGGCTGGCAGCACTTCCTGCTATGGCGCAAACTGCCAACAGCACCCCATCCGCTCCGCAGACGACCACGCCAGACAGCGCAGTCGCCACCGATAAAGCAGCAACCCGCGGTCGCGCCGATGCCGCCGCCACCGCAACTCTGGCCGCTTTGCTTCCGCACCTGGCTGCCAATGACGCCATTCCGCTGATGGACCGCTCGGCGATGTTCGCCGGGGACCTCAGCCGCCTGCTGGCCAATTACGACGTTTCGCAGAGCGCCGCCAATGCTGCCCAGAATGCCGTGGCCGATAGCCGTGTCCAGGTGATCCTGCAACGCGCCATGGCACTGCTCGGCACCCCATACGCCTGGGGCGGCGAGTCCGCCGAAGGTTTCGACTGCAGTGGCTTGGTCGGCTACGTGTTCAAGACCGCACTGGGCATCGATCTGCCGCGCGTCTCGCGAGATATCGCGCGCGACGAATCTGCCGAACTGATCAAAGATCCGAGCGCGCTCAAGGCAGGCGACCTGGTGTTCTTCGGCAAGCGTGGCCGTATCGACCATGTGGGCCTGGTGGTCGGTGACGGCAAGTTCCTGCATGCACCCAGCCGCGGCAAGGATGTGCGCGTGGATTCGCTGGCCAGCGGCTACTGGAGCGAGAAGTTCATTCAGGCGCGTCGGGTACTCTGA
- a CDS encoding acyl-CoA thioesterase — protein sequence MIGQQRDLTFRFLAEPSDVNFGGKVHGGVVMKWIDQVGFAAASGWSGHYCVTVAVGGIRFVAPVRIGDLVAVSAKLVHTGRTSMHFAIDVRARSPMGGDSRLCTHCIIVFVAMDSHGVTPVEVPLWQPDTPEDQRLAEYALKVMELSKGIEHTMSHYHADTAR from the coding sequence GTGATTGGCCAACAGCGTGATCTGACATTTCGTTTTCTGGCCGAGCCCAGCGACGTCAACTTCGGCGGCAAGGTGCATGGCGGCGTGGTGATGAAGTGGATCGACCAGGTGGGCTTTGCCGCGGCCAGCGGCTGGAGCGGGCATTACTGCGTCACCGTGGCGGTGGGCGGTATTCGCTTCGTGGCGCCGGTGCGGATCGGGGATCTGGTCGCGGTGTCGGCCAAGCTGGTCCACACCGGGCGCACCAGCATGCATTTCGCCATCGATGTGCGGGCACGCAGCCCGATGGGTGGCGACTCGCGGTTGTGCACGCACTGCATCATCGTGTTCGTGGCGATGGACTCGCATGGCGTCACGCCGGTGGAAGTGCCGTTGTGGCAGCCGGACACGCCAGAGGATCAACGCCTAGCCGAGTATGCGCTCAAAGTGATGGAACTGAGCAAAGGCATCGAGCACACCATGTCCCATTACCATGCCGATACCGCGCGTTGA
- a CDS encoding dicarboxylate/amino acid:cation symporter, whose protein sequence is MTLVSAWLRIPFWQRVAAGFVLGALAGWAVGPAADVWFGPLGDLYVTLIRMIAIPLVFFAVINAISSLHGQKSVAALGGRTFLWFVITAALAVGVGLAVGTLMQPGAGHFSLSVDSAWKPRDVPSPIQVLLDVVPSNPFYALTGIGTKTNAVGETVLAAGRGSILPVIFFAALLGFAMVKLGERVAEARKLTAQLSDIMIQVTRFVLEMTPLGTFGLIASLVGSYGFEKLLPFGNFVLALYVACAFHIAVVYSSLLLLHGLNPWKFFRGAMPGMQVAFVSSSSFAAMPVAMRSISHNLGVSKDYAAFAVPLGASIKMDGCGAIFPALCAVFIAQYTGVPLTANQYFVVLIASVLGSFGTAGVPGTAVIMATVVLSAANLPLEVIGYLYAIDRILDMMRTMTNVTGQMLVPVLVAKETGLLDRSIYESASNNVGLEDPPTDRATPQR, encoded by the coding sequence ATGACATTGGTCTCGGCCTGGTTGCGCATTCCGTTCTGGCAGCGCGTAGCGGCCGGCTTCGTCCTCGGCGCGCTGGCTGGCTGGGCCGTGGGCCCGGCGGCCGATGTGTGGTTTGGCCCGCTCGGCGATCTTTACGTCACGCTGATCAGGATGATCGCGATCCCGCTGGTGTTCTTCGCGGTGATCAATGCGATCTCCTCGCTGCATGGGCAGAAATCCGTTGCCGCGCTCGGTGGGCGCACGTTCTTGTGGTTCGTCATCACAGCGGCGCTAGCGGTGGGCGTGGGCCTTGCTGTCGGCACGCTGATGCAGCCTGGCGCCGGCCATTTCAGCCTGAGCGTTGACTCGGCCTGGAAACCGCGCGATGTGCCCAGCCCAATTCAGGTGCTGCTGGATGTGGTGCCGTCCAACCCGTTCTACGCACTGACCGGCATCGGCACCAAGACCAATGCGGTGGGCGAGACGGTATTGGCCGCAGGCCGCGGCTCGATCCTGCCGGTGATCTTCTTCGCTGCGCTGCTGGGCTTTGCGATGGTCAAGCTAGGTGAGCGCGTGGCCGAGGCGCGCAAGCTCACCGCGCAACTGAGCGACATCATGATCCAGGTCACCCGCTTCGTGCTGGAGATGACCCCGCTCGGTACCTTCGGTCTGATCGCTAGCCTGGTTGGTAGCTATGGCTTCGAGAAACTGCTGCCGTTCGGCAACTTCGTGCTGGCGCTGTATGTGGCCTGCGCGTTCCATATTGCGGTGGTCTACAGCAGTTTGTTGCTGCTGCATGGGCTGAACCCATGGAAGTTCTTCCGCGGCGCGATGCCGGGCATGCAGGTGGCATTCGTCAGTTCGTCGAGCTTTGCCGCCATGCCGGTAGCAATGCGCTCGATCTCGCATAACCTCGGCGTCAGCAAGGATTACGCAGCCTTCGCTGTGCCCCTTGGCGCCAGCATCAAGATGGATGGCTGCGGTGCAATCTTCCCGGCGCTGTGTGCGGTATTTATCGCGCAATACACCGGCGTGCCGCTGACTGCCAATCAATACTTCGTGGTGTTGATCGCCTCAGTGCTGGGCAGCTTCGGCACTGCTGGCGTTCCGGGTACTGCGGTGATCATGGCCACGGTGGTACTGAGTGCGGCCAATCTGCCGTTGGAAGTCATCGGCTATCTGTATGCGATCGACCGCATCCTCGACATGATGCGCACCATGACCAACGTCACCGGACAGATGTTGGTGCCTGTCTTGGTAGCCAAGGAAACCGGCTTGCTCGACAGGAGCATCTACGAATCGGCATCGAACAACGTCGGGCTGGAAGATCCGCCGACCGATCGCGCCACGCCGCAGCGCTGA